The following are encoded in a window of Castanea sativa cultivar Marrone di Chiusa Pesio chromosome 5, ASM4071231v1 genomic DNA:
- the LOC142634767 gene encoding uncharacterized protein LOC142634767 has protein sequence MVADLINPDLHIWRNEEVMVIFHRVEAEAICQIPLSRGDVNDAIISLHNSKELFTVKSVYQVAKKLGNQVGTSGGYAERKIWAAIWKRKHPKKIKIFGWRACHDILLIAGNLTRRKIIQENKCPLCMREVESRVHALSHCVAVQDIWAGSIRKVQKCRHWQLDMKQLMEDLLEWLTYFSDLDRSGYGSIIRNDKGEVMAAMSASGPKVSTSDEAELHACRRAIEFAMDARFSRLIIEGDSSNVIHSIFSPLEKFSLFGNVVNDIRHLIGGGFSGLEFATLGEEQTRKAVEFAIDTGFAELIVKGDSINVMRALSSSSSDLSACGNVVEDIQ, from the exons ATGGTTGCGGATTTGATCAACCCGGATTTACATATTTGGAGGAATGAGGAAGTCATGGTTATTTTTCACAGGGTGGAGGCAGAAGCTATTTGTCAAATTCCATTGAGCCGTGGAGACGTTAATGATGCTATTATTTCGCTGCATAATTCAAAGGAATTGTTCACAGTCAAGTCGGTTTATCAGGTGGCTAAGAAACTTGGCAATCAAGTAGGAACTTCAGGGGGCTATGCTGAAAGGAAGATTTGGGCTGCAATTTGGAAACGAAAacatcccaaaaaaattaaaatatttggatGGCGTGCTTGCCATGATATACTACTGATTGCAGGGAATCTAACTAGGAGGAAAATAATCCAGGAAAACAAATGCCCATTATGTATGAGAGAGGTGGAATCAAGGGTCCATGCTTTGTCGCACTGTGTAGCGGTTCAAGACATCTGGGCTGGTAGCATCCGAAAAGTGCAAAAATGCAGGCACTGGCAGCTAGACATGAAGCAGTTGATGGAGGATTTATTGGAGTGGCTAAC TTACTTTTCAGACTTGGACAGATCAGGCTATGGTTCTATAATTAGAAATGACAAGGGAGAAGTGATGGCTGCCATGTCTGCTAGTGGACCGAAGGTGAGTACAAGTGATGAGGCTGAATTACATGCTTGTCGAAGAGCCATTGAATTTGCCATGGATGCTAGGTTTTCAAGGTTGATTATTGAGGGAGATAGTAGTAATGTTATCCACTCTATCTTTTCTCCTTTAGAAAAGTTTTCACTGTTTGGGAATGTTGTTAATGATATTAGGCATTTGATTGGGGGGGGCTTTAGTGGACTAGAGTTTGCTACGTTAGGAGAGGAGCAAACAAG AAAAGCAGTGGAGTTTGCAATTGATACGGGTTTTGCTGAGCTAATAGTTAAAGGTGATAGCATAAATGTTATGAGAGCACTTTCTTCCTCAAGTTCGGATTTGTCAGCTTGTGGGAATGTGGTGGAAGATATTCAATGA
- the LOC142634768 gene encoding protein neprosin-like: MGSAAIKVLHTYEEFGDSLASRKDERGKYLFAAVKLEGGEYYGARASLNVWSPFVSYGEFSLAQIWVAAGPSAEINTVEAGWRVTSRDNKTRFFIYWTSDGYQNEGCFNLDCPGFVQVNQKFVLGSPIEPVSNATLQFDIGIAIYKENGNWWLQVQDQVLGYWPGSIFNYLARSASKISWGGEVYNSEPNGSHTRTQMGSGHYGNEGGGKASFFRNIEYTDNSGKFRDVEPQSLSTIATRPSCYNVKVENNNNGGFGTHFYYGGPGYSTQCAK; this comes from the exons ATGGGTAGTGCAGCCATCAAGGTTCTCCATACATATGAGGAGTTTGGTGATTCTTTGGCATCAAGGAAAGATGAACGTGGTAAATACCTT TTTGCCGCTGTAAAATTGGAGGGTGGCGAATATTATGGAGCACGAGCATCATTAAACGTATGGAGTCCTTTTGTTTCTTATGGAGAATTTAGTCTTGCTCAAATATGGGTTGCAGCAGGTCCTTCTGCAGAAATAAACACTGTGGAAGCTGGATGGAGG GTTACTTCACGTGACAACAAAACAAGGTTTTTCATATATTGGACT AGCGATGGCTACCAAAATGAAGGATGCTTCAATCTTGATTGTCCTGGTTTCGTGCAAGTAAACCAAAAATTTGTCCTTGGTTCTCCCATAGAACCTGTTTCCAACGCTACGCTTCAATTTGATATAGGCATAGCCATCTACAAG GAGAATGGAAATTGGTGGCTCCAAGTGCAAGATCAGGTACTTGGGTATTGGCCTGGCTCCATCTTCAATTATTTAGCGCGTAGTGCTAGCAAAATTAGTTGGGGTGGAGAGGTTTACAACTCGGAACCGAATGGTAGTCACACAAGGACTCAAATGGGGAGTGGCCATTATGGCAATGAAGGCGGTGGAAAAGCAAGTTTTTTTCGAAATATTGAATATACCGATAACAGTGGCAAGTTCAGAGATGTGGAGCCTCAAAGTCTGAGTACAATTGCAACAAGACCATCTTGCTATAATGTAAAAGTAGAAAATAATAACAATGGAGGCTTTGGAacccatttttattatggaggTCCTGGCTATTCAACACAATGTGCAAAGTAA